A portion of the Lampris incognitus isolate fLamInc1 chromosome 9, fLamInc1.hap2, whole genome shotgun sequence genome contains these proteins:
- the nr4a3 gene encoding nuclear receptor subfamily 4 group A member 3 isoform X1, translating into MNKRAQLLEQLQFVQLKCTPRDMPCVQAQYGPAPPGSAYSGQTFSYQGDSYGSDLMASDYTKLDLGPGEISAAAATTSLPSFNVFVEGSYEPKSSCLYQMPAHRPTIKKEEESYPTAPQMEAMSSSSMYFKQSPPSTPTTPSLPPQPGTAFLWDDAPHPHPLPPPSHPHPLGSGLDTGPIKSPRFPHFYQHSPPHGSGGVVGSYEGLGGGLVRTPSSSSSSSSSASHPHGPPLEQHMYQLHRGAGGSSLAFRSLALGPCGPLLGDSLPSPPPRGPPGEGTCAVCGDNAACQHYGVRTCEGCKGFFKRTVQKNAKYVCLASKNCPVDKRRRNRCQYCRFQKCLSVGMVKEVVRTDSLKGRRGRLPSKPKSPLQTEASPPSPPLTLLSALVRAYSHCTPRDLDYSQFSAADPPTSSSDAQHLQLFYRLLTISMETTRCWADRLPGFSELHRDDQNLLIDSAFLELFVLRLAHRSMLSEDKLVFCNGLVLHRFQCLRGFGEWLDSIRDFASHLQSLNLDASAFACLSALVLLTEQVPGLKYSKRVEELQNKVVCCLRDHLGFGPSSSSSKAAPPLSRVLDVRAELRSQRTQGLQRIFYLKMEDLVPPPALIDRFLDTLPY; encoded by the exons ATGAACAAGCGCGCTCAGTTATTGGAACAGCTGCAGTTTGTCCAGTTGAAATGCACACCTCGAG ACATGCCCTGTGTGCAGGCTCAGTACGGGCCCGCCCCCCCAGGCTCCGCCTACTCCGGCCAGACCTTCAGCTACCAGGGCGACAGCTACGGCTCTGACCTCATGGCCTCGGACTACACCAAGCTGGACCTGGGCCCCGGCGAAATCTCGGCGGCGGCGGCCACCACCTCCCTGCCCAGCTTCAACGTGTTCGTGGAGGGCAGCTACGAGCCCAAGTCCTCCTGCCTCTACCAGATGCCGGCGCACCGGCCCACCatcaagaaggaggaggagagctaCCCCACCGCTCCCCAGATGGAGGCCATGTCCTCCTCCTCCATGTACTTTAAGCAGTCCCCGCCCTCCACCCCGACCACACCCTCCCTGCCGCCCCAGCCCGGCACGGCCTTCCTGTGGGACGACGCCCCGCACCCGCACCCGCTGCCGCCTCCCTCGCACCCGCACCCCCTGGGCTCCGGCCTGGACACGGGCCCCATCAAGTCGCCCCGCTTCCCCCACTTCTACCAGCACTCGCCGCCGCACGGCAGCGGCGGCGTCGTCGGGAGCTACGAGGGCCTGGGCGGGGGACTGGTCCGcacgccctcctcctcctcctcctcctcttcgtccgCCTCCCATCCCCACGGCCCGCCCCTGGAGCAGCACATGTACCAGCTGCACCGCGGGGCCGGGGGAAGCAGCCTGGCCTTCCGCTCGCTGGCTCTCGGGCCCTGCGGGCCCCTGCTGGGGGACAGCCTGCCGTCGCCTCCCCCGCGGGGCCCCCCAGGGGAGGGGACCTGTGCCGTTTGTGGAGACAATGCCGCTTGCCAGCACTACGGCGTACGCACCTGCGAGGGCTGCAAGGGCTTCTTCAAG cgCACGGTTCAGAAAAATGCCAAGTACGTGTGCCTGGCCAGTAAGAACTGTCCAGTGGACAAGAGGAGACGCAACCGCTGCCAGTACTGCCGTTTCCAAAAGTGCCTCAGCGTCGGCATGGTGAAGGAAG TGGTGCGCACTGACAGCTTGAAAGGACGCAGAGGCCGTCTGCCCTCCAAACCAAAGAGCCCCCTGCAGACCGAGgcgtctcccccctcccctcccctcacacTGCTCTCCGCCCTGGTCAGGGCTTACTCCCACTGCACGCCCCGCGACCTCGACTACAGCCAG ttcagcGCGGCGGACCCACCCACCTCCTCCTCTGACGCGCAGCACCTCCAGCTCTTCTACAGGCTACTCACAATCTCCATGGAGACCACGCGGTGCTGGGCCGACCGGCTGCCGGGGTTCTCCGAGCTGCACCGCGATGACCAGAATTTGCTCATAGACTCCGCCTTCTTGGAGCTGTTCGTCCTGCGGTTGGCTCACAG gtcCATGCTGTCAGAGGATAAGCTGGTCTTCTGTAACGGCTTGGTGCTGCACAGGTTCCAGTGCCTTCGTGGGTTTGGAGAGTGGCTGGACTCCATTCGGGATTTCGCCTCCCATCTGCAGAGCCTAAACCTGGACGCCTCTGCCttcgcctgtctgtctgccctggTGCTGCTCACAG AGCAAGTCCCGGGCCTGAAGTACTCCAAGCGGGTGGAGGAGCTGCAGAATAAAGTGGTGTGTTGCCTTAGAGACCACCTGGGGTTCGGcccgtcctcctcctcttcgAAGGCCGCGCCCCCCCTGAGCCGCGTGCTGGACGTGAGGGCAGAGCTGCGCTCCCAGAGGACCCAGGGCCTCCAGCGGATCTTCTACCTGAAGATGGAGGACCTGGTGCCGCCCCCGGCCCTCATCGACAGATTCCTGGACACTTTGCCCTACTGA
- the nr4a3 gene encoding nuclear receptor subfamily 4 group A member 3 isoform X2, whose protein sequence is MPCVQAQYGPAPPGSAYSGQTFSYQGDSYGSDLMASDYTKLDLGPGEISAAAATTSLPSFNVFVEGSYEPKSSCLYQMPAHRPTIKKEEESYPTAPQMEAMSSSSMYFKQSPPSTPTTPSLPPQPGTAFLWDDAPHPHPLPPPSHPHPLGSGLDTGPIKSPRFPHFYQHSPPHGSGGVVGSYEGLGGGLVRTPSSSSSSSSSASHPHGPPLEQHMYQLHRGAGGSSLAFRSLALGPCGPLLGDSLPSPPPRGPPGEGTCAVCGDNAACQHYGVRTCEGCKGFFKRTVQKNAKYVCLASKNCPVDKRRRNRCQYCRFQKCLSVGMVKEVVRTDSLKGRRGRLPSKPKSPLQTEASPPSPPLTLLSALVRAYSHCTPRDLDYSQFSAADPPTSSSDAQHLQLFYRLLTISMETTRCWADRLPGFSELHRDDQNLLIDSAFLELFVLRLAHRSMLSEDKLVFCNGLVLHRFQCLRGFGEWLDSIRDFASHLQSLNLDASAFACLSALVLLTEQVPGLKYSKRVEELQNKVVCCLRDHLGFGPSSSSSKAAPPLSRVLDVRAELRSQRTQGLQRIFYLKMEDLVPPPALIDRFLDTLPY, encoded by the exons ATGCCCTGTGTGCAGGCTCAGTACGGGCCCGCCCCCCCAGGCTCCGCCTACTCCGGCCAGACCTTCAGCTACCAGGGCGACAGCTACGGCTCTGACCTCATGGCCTCGGACTACACCAAGCTGGACCTGGGCCCCGGCGAAATCTCGGCGGCGGCGGCCACCACCTCCCTGCCCAGCTTCAACGTGTTCGTGGAGGGCAGCTACGAGCCCAAGTCCTCCTGCCTCTACCAGATGCCGGCGCACCGGCCCACCatcaagaaggaggaggagagctaCCCCACCGCTCCCCAGATGGAGGCCATGTCCTCCTCCTCCATGTACTTTAAGCAGTCCCCGCCCTCCACCCCGACCACACCCTCCCTGCCGCCCCAGCCCGGCACGGCCTTCCTGTGGGACGACGCCCCGCACCCGCACCCGCTGCCGCCTCCCTCGCACCCGCACCCCCTGGGCTCCGGCCTGGACACGGGCCCCATCAAGTCGCCCCGCTTCCCCCACTTCTACCAGCACTCGCCGCCGCACGGCAGCGGCGGCGTCGTCGGGAGCTACGAGGGCCTGGGCGGGGGACTGGTCCGcacgccctcctcctcctcctcctcctcttcgtccgCCTCCCATCCCCACGGCCCGCCCCTGGAGCAGCACATGTACCAGCTGCACCGCGGGGCCGGGGGAAGCAGCCTGGCCTTCCGCTCGCTGGCTCTCGGGCCCTGCGGGCCCCTGCTGGGGGACAGCCTGCCGTCGCCTCCCCCGCGGGGCCCCCCAGGGGAGGGGACCTGTGCCGTTTGTGGAGACAATGCCGCTTGCCAGCACTACGGCGTACGCACCTGCGAGGGCTGCAAGGGCTTCTTCAAG cgCACGGTTCAGAAAAATGCCAAGTACGTGTGCCTGGCCAGTAAGAACTGTCCAGTGGACAAGAGGAGACGCAACCGCTGCCAGTACTGCCGTTTCCAAAAGTGCCTCAGCGTCGGCATGGTGAAGGAAG TGGTGCGCACTGACAGCTTGAAAGGACGCAGAGGCCGTCTGCCCTCCAAACCAAAGAGCCCCCTGCAGACCGAGgcgtctcccccctcccctcccctcacacTGCTCTCCGCCCTGGTCAGGGCTTACTCCCACTGCACGCCCCGCGACCTCGACTACAGCCAG ttcagcGCGGCGGACCCACCCACCTCCTCCTCTGACGCGCAGCACCTCCAGCTCTTCTACAGGCTACTCACAATCTCCATGGAGACCACGCGGTGCTGGGCCGACCGGCTGCCGGGGTTCTCCGAGCTGCACCGCGATGACCAGAATTTGCTCATAGACTCCGCCTTCTTGGAGCTGTTCGTCCTGCGGTTGGCTCACAG gtcCATGCTGTCAGAGGATAAGCTGGTCTTCTGTAACGGCTTGGTGCTGCACAGGTTCCAGTGCCTTCGTGGGTTTGGAGAGTGGCTGGACTCCATTCGGGATTTCGCCTCCCATCTGCAGAGCCTAAACCTGGACGCCTCTGCCttcgcctgtctgtctgccctggTGCTGCTCACAG AGCAAGTCCCGGGCCTGAAGTACTCCAAGCGGGTGGAGGAGCTGCAGAATAAAGTGGTGTGTTGCCTTAGAGACCACCTGGGGTTCGGcccgtcctcctcctcttcgAAGGCCGCGCCCCCCCTGAGCCGCGTGCTGGACGTGAGGGCAGAGCTGCGCTCCCAGAGGACCCAGGGCCTCCAGCGGATCTTCTACCTGAAGATGGAGGACCTGGTGCCGCCCCCGGCCCTCATCGACAGATTCCTGGACACTTTGCCCTACTGA